The following coding sequences lie in one Lolium perenne isolate Kyuss_39 chromosome 2, Kyuss_2.0, whole genome shotgun sequence genomic window:
- the LOC127331923 gene encoding xylulose kinase 2 has translation MVGRSSLPDGALFLGLDSSTQSVKATVLNNELIIVASETVNFDSELPHYKTEGGVYRDPSDDGRIFSPTIMWVEALELLLEKLKPKIDFSKVVAVSGSGQQHGSVYWKKGSQAVLSSLDPSKSLMSQLKDAFSTMDSPIWMDSSTTKQCREIENAVGGALELSKLTGSRAYERFTGPQIRKIYQAEPQIYENTERISLVSSFMASILVGCYASIDETDGAGMNLMDINKKTWSKTVLEATAPVLEEKLGNLAPAYATAGLISPYFVERHQFDKNCLVIQWSGDNPNSLAGLTLNTPGDLAISLGTSDTVFGITAEAKPSLEGHVFPNPVEPDGYMVMLCYKNGSLTREDVRNQCAEKSWDVFNNYLEKTTPLNGGKLGFYYKDHEILPPLPVGFHRYIVENFNDASADNLTEREVQEFDAPSEVRAIIEGQMLSMRGHAERFGMPNPPKRIIATGGASSNDSILKSIAQIFGCPVFTVERPDSASLGAALRAAHGWLCNKEGGFVPISCMYMGNLENTSLGAKLAVPAPSDGEDREFLKKYTLLMKKRMEIEGRLVEKIGRA, from the exons ATGGTCGGGCGGAGCTCCCTCCCGGACGGGGCTCTCTTCCTCGGATTGGACAGCTCAACCCA GTCTGTGAAGGCTACCGTGCTCAACAATGAGTTAATAATAGTAGCTTCTGAAACTGTTAATTTCGACTCTGAATTACCGCACTACAAAACCGAGGGTGGGGTCTACAGAGACCCCTCAGACGATGGCCGCATATTTTCGCCAACCATAATGTGGGTGGAGGCTTTGGAGCTGCTTCTCGAGAAATTAAAACCGAAGATCGACTTCAGTAAGGTTGTGGCCGTTTCAGGGAGTGGGCAGCAACATGGCAGCGTCTACTGGAAGAAGGGCAGTCAAGCTGTGCTGTCTTCCCTGGATCCTAGTAAGAGCTTGATGTCCCAGCTTAAGGATGCCTTTTCCACCATGGACTCACCAATATGGATGGACAGCAGCACCACCAAGCAATGCAGAGAAATAGAAAATGCAGTGGGAGGTGCACTGGAGTTATCTAAGCTGACAGGGTCTCGTGCCTATGAGAGATTCACCGGGCCTCAGATAAGGAAGATCTACCAAGCAGAGCCTCAAATTTATGAAAATACCGAGAGGATATCTTTGGTGAGCTCGTTCATGGCGTCGATCCTTGTCGGATGCTATGCGAGTATTGATGAAACTGATGGCGCTGGGATGAACTTGATGGATATAAACAAGAAGACCTGGTCAAAAACTGTTTTAGAG GCAACTGCTCCTGTTCTTGAAGAGAAGCTTGGAAATCTGGCGCCAGCCTATGCCACTGCTGGTCTCATATCTCCTTATTTTGTAGAAAG GCATCAGTTTGATAAGAACTGTTTGGTTATTCAATGGTCAGGAGACAATCCCAATAGCCTTGCAG GGTTAACTCTGAATACACCTGGTGATCTTGCAATTAGCCTTGGTACTAGTGATACA GTTTTTGGGATTACTGCCGAAGCTAAACCAAGCCTTGAAGGCCATGTTTTTCCCAACCCTGTTGAACCAGATGGTTACATGGTTATGCTATGTTACAAAAATGGCTCATTGACCCGGGAAG ATGTACGAAATCAGTGCGCAGAAAAATCGTGGGATGTTTTCAACAACTACCTAGAGAAAACAACCCCTCTGAATG GTGGGAAGTTAGGATTTTACTACAAGGACCATGAAATCCTGCCTCCTCTTCCCG TTGGTTTCCACAGATACATCGTCGAGAATTTCAATGATGCCTCAGCTGACAATCTGACGGAGCGTGAGGTGCAAGAATTCGATGCACCATCCGAG GTCCGTGCCATCATCGAGGGTCAAATGTTGTCGATGCGAGGCCATGCTGAGCGGTTTGGCATGCCCAATCCCCCCAAGAGGATCATAGCAACTGGCGGGGCATCGTCCAATGATAGTATCCTCAAGTCAATTGCACAAATCTTTGGCTGTCCTGTCTTTACAGTTGAGAGACCCG ATTCGGCTTCGCTGGGCGCGGCACTGAGAGCTGCCCATGGGTGGCTGTGTAACAAAGAAGGAGGCTTTGTTCCCATCTCCTGCATGTACATGGGCAACCTGGAGAATACTTCCCTGGGCGCAAAACTGGCAGTCCCAGCCCCTAGCGACGGGGAGGACAGGGAGTTCCTGAAGAAGTATACATTGCTCATGAAGAAGAGGATGGAGATCGAGGGACGCCTGGTGGAGAAGATTGGGCGCGCCTAg